One region of Streptomyces rishiriensis genomic DNA includes:
- a CDS encoding GMC oxidoreductase, whose product MTETQHYDVIIIGTGAGGGTLAHRLAPTGKRVLLLERGGYLPRERDNWDSTAVFVKGKYRAPEFWYDKDGRQFPPEVNYYVGGNTKFYGAALFRLRPEDFGELRHHDGLSPAWPLSYEELEPYYTQAEHLYLVHGRHGEDPTEGPAGAQYAYPPVRHEPRIQRLSDDLEKQGLHPFHLPIGVNLTQDDGGRATRDSACIRCDRVDGFPCLVGAKSDAQVICVDPALEHPNVEMVTHAQVRRLETDATGRSVTSVVARVGEPGDPDASTVEFRGDIVVVACGAVNSAALLLRSADDRHPRGLANSSDVVGRHYMRHNNLALMAVSREPNDTRFQKTLALHDWYLGSDDWDYPLGGIQMLGKSDSEQIHGEAPRWAGAVAPDMPFEVLAHHAVDFWLCGEDLPAAGNRVTLDRDGGIHLALDEKNNTAGLDRLRHRLQGMLGHLGMDEHHLLSHSLYLHKGMPIGATAHQAGTVRFGDDPAGSALDVHCKAHDLDNLYVVDTSFFPSIGAVNPSLTVIANALRVGDHLAERLA is encoded by the coding sequence ATGACCGAGACGCAGCACTACGACGTCATCATCATCGGGACGGGTGCGGGCGGTGGCACCCTCGCCCATCGGCTGGCCCCCACCGGCAAACGGGTTCTCCTTCTCGAACGCGGGGGCTATCTGCCCCGCGAACGGGACAACTGGGACTCCACCGCGGTCTTCGTCAAGGGGAAGTACCGTGCCCCGGAGTTCTGGTACGACAAGGACGGGAGACAGTTCCCGCCCGAGGTCAACTACTACGTGGGAGGCAACACCAAGTTCTACGGCGCCGCGCTCTTCCGGCTGCGCCCCGAGGACTTCGGTGAACTCCGCCACCACGACGGCCTGTCCCCCGCCTGGCCACTGAGCTACGAGGAACTCGAGCCCTACTACACGCAGGCCGAACATCTCTACCTCGTCCACGGCCGGCACGGCGAGGACCCCACCGAGGGACCCGCCGGCGCCCAGTACGCTTACCCGCCGGTCCGGCACGAGCCGCGCATCCAGCGCCTCAGCGACGACCTGGAGAAGCAGGGGCTGCATCCCTTCCACCTCCCGATCGGGGTGAACCTCACCCAGGACGACGGGGGCCGGGCCACCCGCGACAGCGCCTGTATCCGCTGCGACCGGGTCGACGGATTCCCCTGCCTGGTCGGCGCGAAGTCCGACGCACAGGTCATCTGCGTCGACCCGGCCCTCGAACACCCCAACGTCGAGATGGTCACCCATGCGCAGGTGCGGCGGCTGGAAACGGACGCGACCGGCCGCAGCGTCACCTCGGTCGTCGCCAGAGTCGGAGAGCCGGGAGACCCGGACGCCTCCACCGTGGAGTTCCGCGGCGACATCGTGGTGGTCGCCTGCGGTGCCGTCAACTCGGCGGCGCTGCTGCTGCGTTCGGCCGACGACCGGCATCCGCGGGGACTGGCCAACAGCTCGGACGTGGTGGGCCGGCACTACATGCGGCACAACAACCTGGCCCTGATGGCCGTTTCCAGGGAACCGAACGACACCAGGTTCCAGAAGACCCTGGCGCTGCACGACTGGTACCTGGGATCCGACGACTGGGACTATCCCCTCGGGGGCATCCAGATGCTCGGCAAGTCCGACTCCGAGCAGATCCACGGCGAAGCGCCCCGCTGGGCCGGGGCGGTGGCCCCCGACATGCCCTTCGAGGTGCTCGCCCACCACGCGGTCGACTTCTGGCTGTGCGGAGAGGATCTGCCCGCCGCCGGAAACCGCGTCACCCTCGACCGGGACGGCGGCATCCACCTGGCCCTCGACGAGAAGAACAACACCGCCGGACTGGACCGCCTGCGCCACAGACTCCAGGGCATGCTCGGTCACCTGGGCATGGACGAACACCATCTCCTGTCGCACAGCCTCTATCTGCACAAGGGCATGCCCATCGGCGCCACCGCGCACCAGGCGGGCACGGTCCGCTTCGGCGACGACCCCGCCGGTTCCGCTCTCGACGTCCACTGCAAGGCCCACGACCTGGACAACCTCTACGTCGTCGATACGAGCTTCTTCCCGAGCATCGGGGCGGTCAACCCCTCGTTGACGGTCATCGCCAACGCCCTGCGCGTCGGCGACCACCTCGCGGAGCGGTTGGCCTGA
- a CDS encoding TetR/AcrR family transcriptional regulator, producing the protein MVQATTGPDGGTPLRRTPRQARSRARLALMLEAAERILVGDGVEALTTTRVAAEAKVSVGSLYQYLPDRDAIIDALAAGYFARLEEVMDDLVRTAAREPWDDPVGVLIDTFAHVYRTEHGFRALWFGSGLTERTRAADREHKRRMADGVRRVLLALGVAPDDETLSRACHAAILAADALAQEAFRRDPGGDTDLLDEAKAMLRCYLTEVVARPTRRQP; encoded by the coding sequence TTGGTCCAGGCGACCACGGGTCCCGACGGCGGCACTCCCCTGCGCCGCACGCCGCGGCAGGCGCGCAGCAGGGCGCGGCTGGCCCTGATGCTGGAGGCCGCCGAGCGCATCCTGGTCGGCGACGGCGTCGAGGCGCTCACCACGACGCGGGTGGCGGCCGAGGCGAAGGTGTCGGTCGGCTCGCTGTACCAGTACCTCCCCGACCGTGACGCGATCATCGACGCCCTCGCCGCGGGCTACTTCGCCCGCCTCGAAGAGGTCATGGACGATCTGGTCCGCACCGCGGCGCGTGAGCCGTGGGACGATCCCGTGGGCGTGCTCATCGACACGTTCGCCCACGTCTACCGCACCGAACACGGTTTCCGCGCCCTGTGGTTCGGCAGCGGACTGACCGAGCGGACGCGGGCCGCGGACCGTGAGCACAAGCGGCGGATGGCCGACGGGGTCCGCCGGGTGCTGCTCGCGCTGGGAGTCGCCCCCGACGACGAGACGCTCTCGCGGGCCTGCCACGCCGCGATCCTCGCCGCCGACGCCCTCGCCCAGGAGGCCTTCCGTCGCGACCCGGGTGGTGACACGGACCTCCTCGACGAGGCGAAGGCGATGCTGCGCTGCTATCTCACCGAGGTCGTCGCGCGCCCCACGCGGCGGCAGCCGTGA
- a CDS encoding class II aldolase/adducin family protein, which yields MTASSSALSQERAAVADACRRLGAEGLLIGTAGNVSVRVGDRVAITATGAVLAELTPDQVTVVDLDGEIVAGSLRPTSELELHLGVYRRYGTGAVVHTHAPMATAVSCVLDELPCIHYQLLALGGTVRVAPHATFGTPELAESVLTALDGRSAALLANHGAVTHGTTLDKAVENALLLEWACGVYQRAAAMGRPRFLDEQQQLAVIEAAIARDYGTTHPAAPAQEQSR from the coding sequence ATGACCGCCTCAAGCTCGGCGCTGAGTCAGGAACGGGCCGCCGTCGCGGACGCCTGCCGGCGTCTGGGGGCCGAAGGCCTCCTCATCGGCACGGCCGGCAACGTGAGCGTACGCGTCGGGGACCGGGTCGCGATCACCGCGACCGGAGCGGTCCTCGCCGAACTCACCCCGGACCAGGTGACCGTGGTCGACCTCGACGGCGAGATCGTGGCCGGAAGCCTGCGCCCGACCTCGGAGCTGGAGCTGCACCTCGGGGTCTACCGCCGCTACGGAACCGGCGCCGTCGTCCACACGCACGCTCCGATGGCCACCGCGGTCTCCTGCGTGCTCGACGAACTGCCGTGCATCCACTATCAGTTGCTCGCGCTCGGCGGCACGGTGCGAGTCGCGCCCCACGCCACCTTCGGCACCCCCGAACTCGCCGAGTCCGTACTCACCGCGCTCGACGGCCGCAGTGCCGCCCTGCTCGCGAACCACGGCGCGGTCACCCATGGGACGACCCTCGACAAGGCCGTCGAGAACGCCCTGCTCCTCGAATGGGCCTGCGGCGTCTACCAGCGCGCGGCCGCCATGGGCCGGCCCCGCTTCCTCGACGAACAGCAGCAACTCGCGGTGATCGAGGCCGCGATCGCCCGCGACTACGGCACCACCCACCCCGCAGCACCCGCGCAGGAACAGAGCCGATGA
- a CDS encoding carbohydrate kinase family protein has protein sequence MKVFTMGVHVLDVLVRPVREIPEGQGATLVDDIRMTAAGTAGGTALTLAKLGARVRGAGAIGSDPTGDLLVRLLDRAGVDTEHLVRRTDTATSASVLPIRPNGDRPSLHLLGANITYGLDDVPWDALAEADHLHLGGPELIGVEVATRILSFAREHGVVTSVDLLAPGVLGSFEQIEAALPHIDHLLPNEDQVLGFTGESDLLTGARKLLAAGAGVVAVTRGGDGALVVTADGAEPVPAFVVDVVDTTGCGDAFSAGYLRGVSLGRTPSDAAVLGSAAAALVAQGLGSDHGDFDLAAADAFAATAKSRT, from the coding sequence ATGAAGGTCTTCACCATGGGCGTGCACGTCCTGGACGTACTGGTGCGGCCGGTGCGGGAGATACCCGAGGGCCAGGGCGCGACCCTGGTCGACGACATCCGGATGACCGCCGCCGGGACCGCCGGCGGCACCGCGCTCACCCTCGCCAAACTGGGCGCGCGGGTGCGCGGTGCCGGCGCCATCGGCTCGGACCCGACCGGCGATCTGCTGGTGCGGTTGCTGGACCGGGCCGGCGTCGACACCGAGCATCTCGTCCGCCGCACGGACACCGCCACCTCGGCGAGCGTGCTGCCGATCCGGCCCAACGGCGACCGTCCCTCGCTGCACCTGCTCGGCGCCAACATCACCTACGGCCTCGACGACGTCCCCTGGGACGCCCTCGCCGAGGCCGACCATCTGCACCTGGGCGGACCGGAGTTGATCGGCGTCGAGGTCGCCACGCGCATCCTGTCGTTCGCCAGGGAACACGGCGTCGTCACCTCCGTGGACCTGCTCGCCCCCGGTGTCCTCGGCAGTTTCGAGCAGATCGAGGCGGCGCTGCCCCACATCGACCATCTGCTGCCCAACGAGGACCAGGTCCTCGGCTTCACCGGCGAGAGCGACCTGCTGACGGGTGCGCGCAAGCTCCTGGCCGCCGGTGCGGGCGTCGTCGCCGTCACGCGCGGCGGCGACGGCGCGCTCGTGGTGACCGCGGACGGCGCGGAACCGGTGCCCGCCTTCGTGGTCGACGTGGTCGACACCACCGGCTGCGGCGACGCCTTCTCGGCCGGCTATCTGCGGGGCGTGAGCCTGGGCCGTACGCCGAGCGACGCCGCCGTGCTCGGCAGCGCCGCCGCCGCCCTCGTGGCGCAGGGGCTCGGCAGCGACCACGGCGACTTCGACCTCGCGGCCGCCGACGCCTTCGCCGCGACCGCCAAGTCCCGCACCTGA